A section of the Chloroflexota bacterium genome encodes:
- the larA gene encoding nickel-dependent lactate racemase encodes MELTEIELPCGECTITARIPTKNIACVLTKPDARGLADEREAILQSLRSPIESPPLRNLIKPSDKVVVIATDNTRPCPDDRILPPLLTELESVVPRQNITIMIALGLHPPLNKAELSKKLGADIVANYNVVNHDVNDTVYIGTTSRGTPVDINRRVIEADFRISTGFIEPHFFAGFSGGRKSIAPGVFSVRSAYHNHGYQMIEHPKVRAGILHGNPIHEDMIEQAQMAKLNFIVNVLLNKQNEITHVVAGHPFQAHEKGCQIERKIAGVKVSQRADITITTNGGAPLDLDLYQTCKGINTAAQVTRDGGIIIVASLCSAGIGPEAFLELHRSVDSPKEVIRKIKREEPIGVQWENQILARTQLKHDIYLVSSLDERTVRDMMMTPASTVEEGLEKAFSILGDDAEIIVIPEGPLVLPILGE; translated from the coding sequence ATGGAACTGACCGAGATTGAATTACCCTGCGGGGAATGTACGATAACGGCGAGGATACCGACCAAGAATATTGCCTGTGTTCTCACCAAGCCGGATGCCAGGGGTCTAGCCGATGAAAGAGAAGCCATCCTTCAGAGCCTGCGTTCGCCGATAGAGTCACCACCGCTGCGCAACCTGATTAAACCGAGCGATAAGGTGGTGGTTATCGCCACAGACAATACCAGGCCCTGCCCCGATGACCGCATCCTGCCTCCACTGCTCACCGAGCTGGAAAGCGTGGTTCCGCGCCAGAACATCACCATAATGATTGCCCTCGGCCTGCACCCGCCATTGAACAAGGCGGAACTGTCAAAAAAACTGGGCGCAGATATCGTGGCCAACTACAATGTCGTCAACCACGATGTGAACGATACCGTCTATATTGGCACCACTTCACGGGGTACCCCTGTGGATATAAACCGCCGCGTCATCGAGGCCGATTTCCGCATCAGCACCGGCTTTATCGAGCCGCACTTCTTCGCCGGCTTTTCCGGGGGGCGGAAGAGCATCGCTCCGGGGGTGTTCAGCGTCCGTTCCGCCTACCACAACCACGGCTACCAGATGATAGAGCACCCGAAGGTCCGGGCTGGTATCTTGCATGGAAATCCAATCCATGAAGATATGATAGAGCAGGCACAGATGGCCAAGCTCAACTTCATCGTTAATGTGCTGCTCAACAAGCAAAATGAGATTACGCACGTCGTGGCCGGCCACCCGTTCCAGGCACATGAGAAGGGCTGCCAGATAGAGAGGAAAATCGCGGGCGTCAAAGTATCCCAGAGGGCGGACATCACCATAACCACCAACGGCGGGGCGCCGCTTGACCTCGACCTGTACCAGACCTGCAAGGGCATTAACACCGCGGCGCAGGTCACCCGCGACGGCGGCATAATAATCGTGGCTTCATTATGCAGCGCCGGCATCGGCCCGGAAGCGTTTCTGGAACTGCACCGCTCGGTTGATTCCCCCAAAGAAGTGATCAGGAAGATAAAGCGGGAGGAGCCCATCGGCGTCCAGTGGGAAAACCAGATTCTGGCCCGCACTCAGTTAAAACACGATATCTATCTGGTCTCAAGCCTGGATGAGCGCACCGTCCGCGATATGATGATGACACCGGCCAGCACGGTCGAGGAAGGCCTGGAAAAAGCCTTTTCCATCCTGGGTGATGATGCCGAAATCATCGTCATTCCGGAAGGCCCCCTCGTCCTCCCTATACTGGGAGAGTGA
- a CDS encoding 4Fe-4S binding protein, whose protein sequence is MKIDPELCIVCEVCLPYCPMEAISVKDDMAVIDDDECVDCNVCLKSGCCPVDAFVFEEAPWPRSVRNVFSDPRKEHKGTKVAGRGTEEMKTNDVTGRFQRGWVGMGCEFGRPGIGTYFRDVDKVAQVLAKHGVEFEPKNPVTILMDDPKTGKINKDVLNEKVLSAIIECLYPIEKLEEIMNALKEVSKEIDTVFSCEVINRADPDGSYPLRKKLDAMGIPYYINGKQNVGLGRPVADV, encoded by the coding sequence ATGAAAATCGACCCTGAACTGTGCATCGTGTGCGAAGTCTGTCTGCCCTACTGCCCGATGGAAGCCATCAGCGTCAAGGATGACATGGCCGTCATCGATGATGACGAGTGCGTTGACTGCAACGTCTGCCTCAAGTCCGGCTGCTGTCCCGTGGACGCCTTTGTCTTCGAGGAGGCTCCCTGGCCACGCTCGGTGCGCAACGTGTTCTCCGACCCGAGAAAGGAGCACAAGGGAACCAAGGTCGCCGGACGCGGCACCGAGGAGATGAAAACGAACGACGTTACCGGCCGATTCCAGCGCGGCTGGGTCGGCATGGGCTGCGAGTTCGGCCGACCGGGCATCGGCACCTATTTCCGCGATGTGGACAAGGTGGCCCAGGTACTGGCCAAGCACGGCGTTGAATTCGAGCCCAAGAACCCGGTTACCATCCTGATGGACGACCCCAAGACCGGCAAAATCAATAAAGACGTGCTCAACGAAAAGGTGCTCTCCGCCATCATCGAGTGTCTCTATCCCATCGAGAAGCTTGAAGAAATCATGAACGCCCTGAAAGAGGTGTCCAAAGAGATAGACACCGTCTTCAGCTGCGAGGTCATCAACCGCGCCGACCCCGATGGTTCTTATCCATTGCGCAAGAAGCTCGATGCGATGGGAATCCCCTACTACATCAACGGAAAACAGAATGTTGGCCTGGGTCGACCAGTAGCCGATGTATAA
- a CDS encoding MoaD/ThiS family protein, which produces MEPSVAGTNIKDQTTIKVSVEVLSWLKEDFNHEGWDKLIFDQEIARSSSIMDLLQQLGKKYPKFNQKAFADSKNNLLDYCAVVFNGTFLSSLQNLDTKLKEGDSVKLTPGFYGG; this is translated from the coding sequence ATGGAACCGAGCGTGGCTGGGACCAACATCAAAGACCAGACAACCATAAAGGTCAGCGTTGAAGTATTGTCGTGGTTGAAGGAGGACTTCAATCATGAAGGCTGGGACAAGCTGATTTTCGACCAGGAAATTGCCCGTAGCTCATCGATAATGGATTTGCTGCAACAGCTTGGCAAGAAATACCCGAAGTTCAACCAGAAGGCCTTCGCCGATTCAAAAAATAATCTGCTTGACTACTGTGCCGTGGTTTTCAACGGCACGTTTTTATCCTCGCTTCAGAACCTCGATACCAAACTGAAAGAAGGCGATAGTGTTAAACTAACCCCCGGCTTTTACGGGGGGTAA
- a CDS encoding methytransferase partner Trm112 gives MKRELMDILVCPVCKGELKLAVEEENKEEIVSGSLHCDKCKVGYPIVDTIPNLLPPDQRD, from the coding sequence ATGAAAAGAGAGCTTATGGACATTCTGGTCTGCCCGGTATGCAAGGGGGAACTGAAGCTGGCTGTCGAAGAGGAAAATAAAGAGGAGATAGTCAGCGGCTCGCTGCACTGTGACAAATGCAAGGTGGGCTACCCGATCGTGGACACCATCCCCAACCTGCTGCCACCGGACCAGCGCGATTAG
- the queD gene encoding 6-carboxytetrahydropterin synthase QueD translates to MYEIAVESHFDAAHFLRGYRGKCEALHGHRFRVVARVSADKLDDAGMAYDFTELKKHLNDILGKYDHTCLNDVPPFDKINPSSEHLATTIHGELTKKLAGEKVSISSIEVWESPQSWATYRPD, encoded by the coding sequence ATGTATGAAATAGCCGTTGAAAGCCATTTTGACGCCGCCCATTTCCTGCGGGGTTATCGCGGCAAGTGCGAAGCGCTGCACGGGCATCGCTTTCGCGTGGTGGCCAGGGTAAGCGCCGACAAGCTTGACGACGCCGGCATGGCCTATGACTTCACCGAACTGAAAAAACACCTGAATGACATACTGGGCAAGTATGACCATACCTGCCTCAACGACGTGCCACCATTTGATAAGATAAACCCCTCCTCCGAGCACCTGGCCACGACAATCCACGGTGAACTCACAAAAAAGCTGGCCGGGGAAAAAGTCTCCATCTCCAGCATCGAGGTCTGGGAATCGCCCCAGAGCTGGGCAACCTATCGGCCTGACTAA
- the folK gene encoding 2-amino-4-hydroxy-6-hydroxymethyldihydropteridine diphosphokinase encodes MTEAVTVYLGLGSNLGDRQANLDRALEFLSQRLRMGKVSSIYDTEPLGESNQPRFLNLVCQAFTRLEPEALLALAKGIERKLGRVGKSGKPRTIDIDILLHGDQVVDTPELVIPHPKMTERAFVLIPLDEIASDIVHPVAGKTVRELLQNVTEKQGVLKLE; translated from the coding sequence GTGACTGAAGCAGTAACGGTATATCTCGGCCTCGGCTCAAACCTGGGAGACCGTCAGGCCAATCTGGATAGGGCGCTGGAGTTCTTATCGCAACGTCTGCGCATGGGAAAGGTCTCATCCATTTACGATACCGAGCCGCTGGGGGAGAGCAACCAGCCCCGGTTTCTCAACCTGGTGTGCCAGGCGTTTACCCGACTGGAACCCGAGGCATTGCTGGCGCTGGCCAAGGGAATTGAACGCAAGCTGGGCAGGGTCGGGAAATCAGGTAAACCACGCACCATAGACATCGATATTCTCCTCCACGGAGACCAGGTCGTTGACACCCCGGAGCTGGTTATTCCCCACCCCAAAATGACAGAAAGGGCATTTGTGCTTATCCCTCTGGACGAAATCGCCTCCGATATCGTTCATCCGGTAGCGGGTAAGACGGTGCGAGAACTGCTCCAGAATGTTACCGAAAAACAGGGAGTACTCAAGCTGGAGTAA